One genomic region from Cellulomonas hominis encodes:
- a CDS encoding glutamate decarboxylase, with the protein MSSTDGIPIHGRASFRRHFDRTTFPKDGMDPDEAYELLHTALMLDGTATLNLASFVTTWMEPQAEALIHDTLRKNHIDHEEYPVSSLVEEACVHMLGDLFHAPDPERVVGVATIGSSEAIMLGLLAHKRAWKHRREAAGLPTDRPNVVFGAETHVVWDKFANYFDVEMREIPMRPDRFTITAADVEERVDENTIAVGAVLGTTHIGEADPIEEIDALLVRLKRERGWDVPLHVDGASGAFVAPFAEPDLRWDFRLEQVASINASGHKYGLVYPGVGWLIFRDASRLPEDLVSSVNYLGGAQPTYTFNFSRGSAMIQAQMYNFLRLGRAGYTAIVETMLANARHLNEALTASGRFEILNPGLAEPVVTFRLVGDPGFDVYHLSARLREHGWIVPAYSLPPDAEDVHLMRVVVRLDLSRPMIDQLLRDLDLAYEQLTAEPPPAPRTHVKADLWTSPGHAAAQGKARTGLHHP; encoded by the coding sequence ATGAGCAGCACCGACGGCATCCCGATCCACGGACGCGCGAGCTTCCGCCGGCACTTCGACCGGACGACCTTCCCGAAGGACGGGATGGACCCGGACGAGGCGTACGAGCTGCTGCACACCGCGCTGATGCTCGACGGGACGGCGACGCTGAACCTGGCGTCGTTCGTCACGACGTGGATGGAGCCGCAGGCCGAGGCGCTGATCCACGACACGCTGCGCAAGAACCACATCGACCACGAGGAGTACCCGGTGTCCTCGCTGGTCGAGGAGGCGTGCGTGCACATGCTCGGCGACCTGTTCCACGCCCCGGACCCCGAGCGGGTCGTGGGCGTCGCGACGATCGGGTCGTCGGAGGCGATCATGCTCGGCCTGCTCGCGCACAAGCGGGCGTGGAAGCACCGGCGCGAGGCCGCGGGCCTGCCGACGGACCGCCCGAACGTGGTGTTCGGCGCGGAGACGCACGTGGTCTGGGACAAGTTCGCCAACTACTTCGACGTCGAGATGCGCGAGATCCCGATGCGGCCGGACCGGTTCACTATCACGGCCGCCGACGTCGAGGAGCGGGTGGACGAGAACACCATCGCGGTCGGCGCGGTGCTCGGCACGACACACATCGGGGAGGCGGACCCGATCGAGGAGATCGACGCGCTGCTCGTGCGCCTGAAGCGGGAGCGCGGCTGGGACGTCCCGCTGCACGTCGACGGCGCGAGCGGGGCGTTCGTCGCGCCGTTCGCGGAGCCGGACCTGCGGTGGGACTTCCGGCTGGAGCAGGTCGCCTCGATCAACGCGTCCGGGCACAAGTACGGCCTGGTGTACCCGGGCGTCGGCTGGCTGATCTTCCGGGACGCCTCCCGGCTGCCGGAGGACCTGGTGTCCAGCGTGAACTACCTCGGCGGCGCGCAGCCGACGTACACGTTCAACTTCTCCCGCGGCTCCGCGATGATCCAGGCGCAGATGTACAACTTCCTGCGGCTCGGCCGGGCGGGGTACACCGCGATCGTCGAGACGATGCTCGCCAACGCGCGGCACCTCAACGAGGCGCTGACGGCGAGCGGCCGGTTCGAGATCCTCAACCCCGGGCTGGCGGAGCCCGTGGTGACGTTCCGGCTCGTCGGCGACCCCGGCTTCGACGTCTACCACCTGTCCGCGCGCCTGCGGGAGCACGGCTGGATCGTCCCGGCGTACAGCCTGCCGCCGGACGCGGAGGACGTGCACCTCATGCGGGTCGTGGTCCGGCTCGACCTCAGCCGGCCGATGATCGACCAGCTGCTGCGCGACCTCGACCTCGCGTACGAGCAGCTCACGGCCGAGCCGCCGCCCGCGCCGCGCACGCACGTCAAGGCCGACCTGTGGACCTCCCCGGGGCACGCGGCGGCGCAGGGCAAGGCGCGCACGGGCCTGCACCACCCGTGA
- a CDS encoding YrhK family protein, translating to MTGAAADPGAAADPGATRDARAAAVRIGVLFGAGSVCFALGSLPGYVADLPGPAVAWTFVVGSVFFTSAAALQLAGTDRALRWDRLAGWVQLVGTVCFNVSTLAATRDLAEPEARRLVWAPDVYGSVCFLVASGIAYALARRGARPRSAAWWVAALNLAGSVAFGIAAVAARYVGDTTDPANLALVNLGTFLGAVAFLAGAALLPASVTPAAAPRRDRRRAPG from the coding sequence GTGACGGGGGCCGCGGCGGACCCCGGCGCAGCGGCGGACCCGGGCGCGACGCGCGACGCCCGGGCCGCCGCCGTGCGGATCGGTGTGCTCTTCGGCGCCGGCTCGGTGTGCTTCGCGCTCGGCTCGCTGCCGGGCTACGTCGCGGACCTGCCCGGGCCGGCGGTGGCGTGGACGTTCGTCGTCGGGTCGGTGTTCTTCACGTCGGCCGCCGCGCTCCAGCTGGCGGGCACGGACCGCGCGCTGCGGTGGGACCGGCTGGCGGGGTGGGTGCAGCTGGTCGGCACGGTGTGCTTCAACGTGAGCACGCTCGCCGCGACCCGGGACCTGGCGGAGCCGGAGGCACGGCGCCTGGTGTGGGCGCCGGACGTCTACGGGTCGGTCTGCTTCCTCGTCGCCAGCGGCATCGCGTACGCGCTGGCGCGGCGCGGGGCCCGGCCGCGGTCCGCCGCCTGGTGGGTCGCCGCGCTCAACCTCGCCGGGTCCGTGGCCTTCGGGATCGCGGCCGTCGCGGCGCGGTACGTCGGGGACACCACGGACCCGGCGAACCTCGCGCTGGTGAACCTCGGGACGTTCCTCGGCGCCGTCGCCTTCCTGGCCGGCGCCGCGCTGCTGCCCGCGTCCGTCACACCGGCAGCGGCGCCCCGCCGGGACCGTCGCCGGGCGCCGGGCTGA
- a CDS encoding histidine phosphatase family protein, producing the protein MRLHLVRHGQTGSNLVHALDTAAPGAPLTAEGRRQARAVGEALAGEPLDTVYASHLDRARATAAEVARPHGLDVTVREGLREVLAGDLEMRTDPASVEQYLRTMIAWASGDLGARMPGGESGRATLDRFDAVVDEIVGTGADTVAAVSHGAVIRLWAITRARNLHAGAPVVQVLENTGVVTLESDGPGGWTVTRWMDETVPHVSPAPGDGPGGAPLPV; encoded by the coding sequence ATGCGGCTGCACCTGGTCCGGCACGGGCAGACGGGCTCCAACCTGGTCCACGCCCTCGACACCGCGGCCCCCGGGGCCCCGCTGACGGCGGAGGGGCGCCGGCAGGCGCGGGCGGTCGGCGAGGCCCTCGCGGGTGAGCCCCTGGACACCGTCTACGCGTCGCACCTGGACCGGGCGCGCGCGACCGCCGCGGAGGTCGCCCGGCCGCACGGGCTCGACGTCACCGTCCGCGAGGGCCTGCGCGAGGTGCTGGCGGGCGACCTGGAGATGCGGACCGACCCCGCGTCCGTCGAGCAGTACCTGCGCACGATGATCGCCTGGGCGTCCGGGGACCTCGGTGCGCGGATGCCGGGCGGGGAGTCCGGGCGCGCGACGCTCGACCGGTTCGACGCGGTGGTCGACGAGATCGTCGGCACCGGCGCGGACACCGTCGCCGCCGTCAGCCACGGCGCGGTGATCCGGCTGTGGGCGATCACCCGTGCGCGCAACCTGCACGCCGGCGCCCCCGTGGTGCAGGTCCTGGAGAACACCGGCGTCGTCACGCTCGAGTCCGACGGCCCGGGCGGCTGGACGGTCACGCGCTGGATGGACGAGACCGTGCCGCACGTCAGCCCGGCGCCCGGCGACGGTCCCGGCGGGGCGCCGCTGCCGGTGTGA
- a CDS encoding sodium-translocating pyrophosphatase, translating to MVDLGPASLVVVAVIAAVAVAALVVAVVLRRQVLAADEGSAAMRSIAAAVQEGAAAYLNRQLRTLVLFAVVVFALLFLLPGDAGVKIGRSVFFLVGAGFSASIGYLGMWLATRANVRVAAAASLPGGRAEGARIALRTGGVVGMSVVGLGLLGAAVVVLLYRGEAPAVLEGFGFGAALLAMFMRVGGGIFTKAADVGADLVGKVEQGIPEDDPRNAATIADNVGDNVGDCAGMAADLFESYAVTLVAALILGRAAFGEEGLVFPLIVTAVGAVVAALGVLVTRVRGSESGLAAINRGFAIAAVAGAVLAAVAAFVYLPSSFAAFEGTAGLEDHGGDPRLVAAAAVAIGVVLAGLILWVTGYFTGTTSKPTIHVARTSQTGAATVVLSGIGVGFESAVYTAGIIAAAICGVFLLAGGSIALSLFLVALAGCGLLTTVGVIVAMDTFGPVSDNAQGIAEMSGDVTEEGAQILTDLDAVGNTTKAVTKGIAIATAVLAATALFGSYADAVAGALADLRLTEVPGDIVLAMTDYQVISPVTLVGVILGGATVFLFSGLAIDAVTRAAGAIVFEVRRQFREHPGIMTGQVRPEYGKVVDICTRDSLRELATPGLLAASAPVAVGFGLGIGPLAGFLAGAIGAGVLMAVFLANSGGTWDNAKKLVEDGRYGGKGSPAHAAVVIGDTVGDPFKDTAGPAINPLIKVMNLVALLVAPAVVAVSIGDGANPVLRLTIAVFAALVAFGAVIASRLRAARVDEEARLEREVRLPAS from the coding sequence ATGGTCGATCTCGGTCCGGCGAGCCTCGTGGTGGTCGCCGTCATCGCCGCCGTGGCGGTCGCCGCTCTGGTCGTGGCGGTGGTGCTCCGGCGGCAGGTCCTGGCGGCCGACGAGGGGTCGGCGGCGATGCGGTCCATCGCGGCGGCGGTCCAGGAGGGTGCGGCGGCGTACCTCAACCGGCAGCTGCGCACGCTCGTGCTGTTCGCGGTGGTGGTGTTCGCGCTGCTGTTCCTGCTGCCGGGCGACGCGGGGGTGAAGATCGGCCGGTCCGTGTTCTTCCTGGTGGGCGCCGGGTTCTCCGCCTCGATCGGGTACCTCGGGATGTGGCTGGCCACGCGGGCGAACGTCCGGGTCGCGGCGGCGGCGTCGCTGCCGGGGGGCCGGGCGGAGGGCGCGCGGATCGCGCTGCGCACCGGCGGGGTCGTGGGCATGTCCGTGGTCGGCCTCGGGCTGCTGGGCGCCGCGGTGGTCGTGCTGCTGTACCGGGGCGAGGCGCCGGCGGTGCTGGAGGGCTTCGGCTTCGGGGCCGCGCTGCTCGCGATGTTCATGCGGGTCGGCGGCGGCATCTTCACCAAGGCGGCGGATGTCGGCGCGGACCTGGTCGGCAAGGTCGAGCAGGGCATCCCGGAGGACGACCCGCGCAACGCCGCGACGATCGCGGACAACGTGGGCGACAACGTGGGCGACTGCGCGGGCATGGCGGCCGACCTGTTCGAGTCGTACGCGGTCACGCTGGTGGCGGCGCTGATCCTCGGCCGGGCCGCGTTCGGCGAGGAGGGCCTGGTGTTCCCGCTGATCGTCACCGCGGTCGGTGCGGTGGTCGCGGCGCTCGGCGTGCTGGTGACGCGGGTGCGCGGATCGGAGAGCGGGCTGGCGGCGATCAACCGCGGGTTCGCGATCGCGGCCGTCGCCGGCGCGGTGCTCGCCGCGGTCGCCGCGTTCGTGTACCTGCCGTCGTCGTTCGCGGCGTTCGAGGGCACCGCGGGGCTCGAGGACCACGGCGGCGACCCGCGGCTCGTGGCGGCGGCGGCCGTGGCGATCGGCGTCGTGCTGGCGGGGCTGATCCTCTGGGTGACCGGCTACTTCACGGGCACCACCTCCAAGCCGACGATCCACGTGGCCCGCACGTCGCAGACCGGCGCGGCCACGGTCGTGCTGTCCGGCATCGGCGTCGGGTTCGAGTCCGCGGTGTACACGGCCGGGATCATCGCCGCCGCCATCTGCGGCGTGTTCCTGCTGGCCGGCGGGTCGATCGCGCTGTCGCTGTTCCTCGTCGCGCTCGCCGGCTGCGGCCTGCTGACCACGGTCGGCGTCATCGTCGCGATGGACACGTTCGGCCCGGTGAGCGACAACGCCCAGGGCATCGCGGAGATGTCCGGCGACGTCACCGAGGAGGGCGCGCAGATCCTCACCGACCTGGACGCCGTCGGGAACACCACGAAGGCCGTCACGAAGGGCATCGCGATCGCGACCGCCGTGCTGGCGGCGACCGCGCTGTTCGGCTCGTACGCCGACGCGGTGGCCGGGGCGCTCGCGGACCTCCGGCTCACCGAGGTCCCGGGCGACATCGTGCTGGCGATGACCGACTACCAGGTGATCAGCCCGGTGACGCTGGTCGGGGTGATCCTCGGCGGGGCGACCGTGTTCCTGTTCTCCGGCCTGGCGATCGACGCGGTGACCCGCGCGGCCGGGGCGATCGTGTTCGAGGTGCGCCGCCAGTTCCGCGAGCACCCCGGGATCATGACCGGCCAGGTGCGGCCCGAGTACGGCAAGGTCGTGGACATCTGCACCCGCGACTCCCTGCGCGAGCTCGCGACGCCGGGCCTGCTCGCGGCGTCCGCGCCGGTGGCCGTCGGCTTCGGGCTCGGCATCGGCCCGCTCGCCGGGTTCCTCGCCGGGGCGATCGGCGCCGGCGTGCTCATGGCGGTGTTCCTCGCCAACTCCGGCGGGACCTGGGACAACGCGAAGAAGCTGGTCGAGGACGGCCGGTACGGCGGCAAGGGCTCGCCCGCGCACGCCGCCGTCGTCATCGGCGACACGGTGGGCGACCCGTTCAAGGACACCGCCGGCCCCGCGATCAACCCGCTCATCAAGGTGATGAACCTGGTCGCGCTGCTGGTGGCGCCCGCCGTGGTGGCCGTGAGCATCGGCGACGGCGCGAACCCGGTGCTGCGGCTGACCATCGCGGTGTTCGCGGCGCTGGTCGCGTTCGGCGCGGTGATCGCGTCCCGGCTGCGGGCCGCGCGGGTCGACGAGGAGGCGCGGCTGGAGCGGGAGGTGCGGCTCCCGGCGTCGTGA
- a CDS encoding SigE family RNA polymerase sigma factor: MAWQEQVTTFVAERGPALVGYARLLTGDHDSAQDLVQEALARAWSRRRAGTDITSLEGYVRAAVLTAYLDQYRRRRLWQGRAHLFAAPDAEPARSGATDDAVDLAEALRRLPPRERACVVLRFYDDLTVAGIAARLEVSEGAVKRYLSDGTRRLGALLGEPGPLAETVEVRTEDRR, encoded by the coding sequence GTGGCGTGGCAGGAGCAGGTGACGACGTTCGTCGCCGAGCGGGGCCCGGCGCTCGTGGGGTACGCCCGCCTGCTGACCGGTGACCACGACAGCGCGCAGGACCTCGTCCAGGAGGCGCTCGCGCGGGCGTGGTCGCGTCGACGCGCCGGCACCGACATCACGTCGCTCGAGGGGTACGTCCGGGCCGCGGTGCTGACCGCCTACCTGGACCAGTACCGCCGCCGGCGGCTGTGGCAGGGCCGCGCGCACCTGTTCGCGGCGCCGGACGCGGAGCCGGCCCGGTCGGGAGCGACCGACGACGCGGTGGACCTCGCCGAGGCGCTGCGGCGGCTGCCCCCTCGGGAACGGGCGTGCGTGGTGCTCCGGTTCTACGACGACCTGACCGTCGCCGGGATCGCGGCGCGGCTGGAGGTCTCGGAGGGCGCGGTCAAGCGCTACCTGTCGGACGGGACGCGGCGCCTCGGGGCGCTGCTGGGCGAGCCGGGACCGCTCGCCGAGACGGTCGAGGTGCGGACGGAGGACCGGCGATGA
- a CDS encoding RNA polymerase sigma factor — protein sequence MTSWEDALDALVRDRGAALVRYAALLTGDPREAEDLTQEALVRTFARARGSLREPAAVEGYVRRAILNAYLDGHRRRRLWAGVRHLVARAESDPGHEGASDDRTDVEVALGRLAPRLRAAVVLRFYDDLTVPEIARRLGVSDGAVKRYLHDGVAALEQLLGPVRAVPDHEIDLTPSGRL from the coding sequence GTGACCAGCTGGGAGGACGCGCTCGACGCGCTGGTCCGCGACCGCGGGGCGGCCCTCGTCCGCTACGCCGCGCTGCTCACCGGCGACCCCCGGGAGGCCGAGGACCTCACCCAGGAGGCCCTCGTCCGGACCTTCGCCCGCGCCCGCGGTTCCCTGCGTGAGCCCGCGGCGGTCGAGGGGTACGTGCGCCGCGCGATCCTCAACGCGTACCTGGACGGCCACCGGCGCCGACGGCTCTGGGCGGGCGTGCGGCACCTGGTGGCCCGCGCCGAGTCGGACCCGGGGCACGAGGGGGCGTCCGACGACCGCACCGACGTCGAGGTGGCTCTCGGGCGGCTGGCCCCCCGGCTCCGCGCCGCCGTGGTGCTGCGGTTCTACGACGACCTGACGGTCCCCGAGATCGCCCGGCGCCTCGGCGTGTCCGACGGCGCGGTGAAGCGGTACCTGCACGACGGCGTCGCCGCGCTCGAGCAGCTGCTCGGCCCGGTGCGTGCCGTGCCCGACCACGAGATCGACCTGACCCCGAGCGGGAGGCTCTGA
- a CDS encoding sigma-70 family RNA polymerase sigma factor — protein sequence MSWERELEGFVRQRGDALVGYAYLLAGDLAAAQDLVQEGLVRTWTRRRGGGDVEWLEAYVRRCILHAFVDGRRRAHRWRDVQHLVAAPERSADLQAGADDRDAVLAALAHLTARQRACVVLRFYEDLAVREVADRLDVSEGTVKRYLHDANQALAPLLGPTALAAEDLPTTNGGTR from the coding sequence GTGTCGTGGGAACGGGAGCTCGAGGGCTTCGTACGGCAACGCGGCGACGCGCTGGTGGGCTACGCCTACCTGCTCGCCGGTGATCTGGCCGCCGCGCAGGACCTCGTGCAGGAGGGGCTCGTCCGGACGTGGACGCGGCGCCGCGGCGGCGGGGACGTCGAGTGGCTGGAGGCGTACGTCCGCCGGTGCATCCTGCACGCCTTCGTCGACGGCCGGCGGCGCGCGCACCGCTGGCGGGACGTCCAGCACCTGGTCGCGGCACCCGAGCGCTCTGCCGACCTGCAGGCCGGCGCGGACGACCGCGACGCGGTGCTGGCCGCGCTCGCGCACCTGACCGCCCGCCAGCGGGCCTGCGTCGTCCTGCGCTTCTACGAGGACCTCGCGGTGCGCGAGGTCGCGGACCGCCTCGACGTGAGCGAGGGCACCGTCAAGCGGTACCTGCACGACGCGAACCAGGCCCTGGCACCGCTTCTCGGCCCGACGGCGCTCGCCGCCGAGGACCTGCCGACCACGAACGGGGGCACGCGATGA
- a CDS encoding diguanylate cyclase domain-containing protein, producing MPDDVDLLVRTSRAVGGVRRTVGEIAVPVAVVDADVPMSEVEVLFRSPHLPCLAVQAAGGAIGMVSRTRFTDAQTGRLGFGRAVLARRPVAEVADWTPLVVAEGTGVVEAATRAMERSGPTRYDDVLVRSGTWGAVATSDLVRSLVAALSERTLHDPLTRRPGRELVLHTLRSWVPLLRGTARRLLVVQADVAGLARVNVRHGADAGDAVLRAVADRLAAALPEGSLVGRTGSDEFTADADGLLREAQSQMLARKEAGRG from the coding sequence GTGCCTGACGACGTCGACCTGCTGGTCCGCACCTCCCGCGCCGTGGGCGGCGTGCGCCGCACCGTGGGCGAGATCGCCGTCCCGGTGGCGGTCGTGGACGCGGACGTCCCGATGAGCGAGGTCGAGGTGCTCTTCCGCTCGCCGCACCTGCCCTGCCTCGCCGTGCAGGCGGCCGGCGGCGCGATCGGCATGGTGTCGCGCACGCGCTTCACCGACGCGCAGACGGGGCGGCTGGGGTTCGGGCGGGCGGTGCTGGCGCGGCGCCCGGTCGCCGAGGTCGCGGACTGGACGCCGCTGGTCGTCGCGGAGGGCACCGGCGTGGTGGAGGCGGCGACGCGCGCGATGGAGCGGTCGGGGCCGACCCGGTACGACGACGTGCTCGTGCGGTCCGGCACGTGGGGCGCGGTCGCGACGTCCGACCTGGTCCGGTCGCTGGTGGCGGCGCTGTCGGAGCGCACCCTGCACGACCCGCTGACGCGGCGCCCGGGCCGCGAGCTGGTGCTGCACACGCTGCGCAGCTGGGTGCCGCTGCTGCGGGGCACCGCCCGCCGGCTGCTGGTCGTGCAGGCGGACGTCGCCGGGCTCGCGCGGGTGAACGTCCGGCACGGCGCGGACGCGGGGGACGCGGTGCTGCGCGCGGTCGCCGACCGGCTCGCGGCGGCGCTGCCGGAGGGCAGCCTGGTCGGCCGGACCGGCAGCGACGAGTTCACCGCGGACGCGGACGGGCTGCTGCGCGAGGCGCAGTCGCAGATGCTGGCCCGCAAGGAGGCCGGGCGCGGTTAG
- a CDS encoding RNA polymerase sigma factor — MAHGDEVIAALARERGPALVAYAYLLSGSRRDAEDLVQDALVKTVLRARAGVDLRTAEGYVRRTVLTTYLDARRRSRRWLDALPRLAADADRTAPDPADAATARRDVQAALALLTPRQRACVVLRYVDDMTVTDVVAELGLSTGTVKRYLAEARGRLGPALTVTAGRPAHDDEEHVR, encoded by the coding sequence GTGGCGCACGGGGACGAGGTCATCGCCGCGCTGGCGCGCGAGCGCGGGCCGGCGCTGGTGGCGTACGCCTACCTGCTGAGCGGGTCACGGCGGGACGCCGAGGACCTCGTGCAGGACGCGCTCGTGAAGACGGTGCTGCGGGCGCGCGCCGGCGTCGACCTGCGGACCGCGGAGGGCTACGTCCGGCGCACGGTGCTCACCACGTACCTGGACGCGCGGCGCCGCAGCCGCCGCTGGCTGGACGCCCTGCCGCGGCTCGCGGCCGACGCCGACCGCACCGCGCCCGACCCGGCCGACGCGGCCACGGCGCGGCGCGACGTGCAGGCCGCCCTCGCGCTCCTCACGCCCCGGCAGCGCGCGTGCGTGGTGCTGCGGTACGTGGACGACATGACCGTGACCGACGTCGTCGCGGAGCTCGGGCTGTCCACCGGCACCGTGAAGCGCTACCTGGCGGAGGCGCGCGGCCGGCTGGGACCCGCCCTCACGGTGACAGCAGGCCGGCCCGCCCACGACGACGAGGAGCACGTGCGGTGA
- a CDS encoding sigma factor-like helix-turn-helix DNA-binding protein: MAYGDETIEAVARERGRALVAYAYLLTGDLPEAEGLVQHALVRTVLRPRAAADPATAEAEVRRTLLVAVAAGRRRRGPHAHAAARTPAHEALLALPPAQRVCVVLHDLDGLPPDRIGGLLDLSTGTVRSHLADARLRMGSPAEAAEVRA; encoded by the coding sequence GTGGCGTACGGGGACGAGACGATCGAGGCGGTCGCGCGCGAGCGCGGCCGGGCGCTGGTCGCGTACGCGTACCTGCTGACCGGGGACCTGCCCGAGGCGGAGGGCCTCGTGCAGCACGCCCTGGTGCGGACGGTGCTGCGCCCGCGCGCCGCCGCGGACCCCGCGACCGCGGAGGCTGAGGTGCGCCGGACGCTCCTCGTCGCGGTGGCCGCCGGCCGGCGACGCCGCGGCCCGCACGCCCACGCGGCCGCGCGGACGCCGGCCCACGAGGCGCTGCTGGCGCTGCCGCCCGCGCAGCGGGTGTGCGTGGTACTGCACGACCTGGACGGGCTGCCCCCGGACCGCATCGGCGGGCTGCTCGACCTCAGCACGGGGACGGTGCGCAGCCACCTCGCGGACGCCCGCCTGCGCATGGGATCCCCGGCCGAGGCCGCGGAGGTGCGGGCGTGA
- a CDS encoding anti-sigma factor antagonist (This anti-anti-sigma factor, or anti-sigma factor antagonist, belongs to a family that includes characterized members SpoIIAA, RsbV, RsfA, and RsfB.) — protein sequence MDVSVASRTVEGRTVVDVTGEIDVYTAPALREKLTSLVDAGHVDLVVNLTEVRFMDSTGLGLLVGILKRVRGLDGRLQLVIDSERLLKVFRITALTQVFTIRETVDEALADVPAEG from the coding sequence GTGGACGTGAGCGTGGCCAGCAGGACCGTCGAGGGCCGGACGGTCGTCGACGTGACGGGCGAGATCGACGTGTACACGGCGCCCGCGCTGCGGGAGAAGCTGACCTCCCTGGTCGACGCGGGCCACGTCGACCTCGTCGTGAACCTCACCGAGGTGCGGTTCATGGACTCCACGGGCCTCGGGCTGCTCGTGGGGATCCTCAAGCGGGTCCGCGGGCTCGACGGCCGGCTGCAGCTCGTCATCGACTCCGAGCGGCTGCTCAAGGTCTTCCGGATCACGGCGCTGACCCAGGTGTTCACGATCCGCGAGACCGTGGACGAGGCGCTCGCGGACGTCCCCGCCGAGGGCTGA
- a CDS encoding urea amidolyase family protein gives MTVRVVAYGDDALLVDLPGLDAVRALDDALAARPPAGVVDVVPAARTVLVRFTGAAAAARGARGVAAEAERAAAASGARREEGARPGEAARPREGARRAAGAVVELPVRYDGPDLAEVAALTGLTEAEVVRRHAAATYTVAFGGFMPGFAYLTGLDPALHVPRRATPRERVPAGAVAVAGEYAAVYPAATPGGWRLLGTCDVPLFHVDHDPPALLRPGVRVRFVPVPGGPVPGGPVPGDPADPAPAPATVASAASAASAASPALPPPAGRAVVEVLAPGVLTLVQDAGRPGLAAVGVGRSGAADRGALRLANRLVGNRADAAVLEVLLGGTELTFPAGGVVALAGAEVPAWVGARPVAPHTATRVPPGGALRLGHATRGLRVTVAVRGGVAVPPVLGSRAADQLSGIGPAPLRAGDVLPVGADVQDAAQPWPDPPRAWPAAGEPVVLRVRPGPRLDRFPPGVLDRLCATPWTVTPASNRVAVRLDGPPLPRLDRGELPSEPLVPGAVQVPPDGLPVVSGADHPVTGGYPVPAVVEAASVDAAAQLRPGDAVRFAPAG, from the coding sequence ATGACCGTGCGCGTGGTCGCGTACGGGGACGACGCGCTGCTCGTGGACCTGCCCGGGCTGGACGCGGTGCGGGCGCTGGACGACGCGCTCGCGGCCCGGCCGCCCGCGGGGGTGGTGGACGTGGTGCCCGCCGCGCGGACGGTGCTGGTGCGGTTCACCGGTGCGGCGGCGGCTGCGCGCGGGGCCAGGGGTGTGGCCGCGGAGGCCGAGCGGGCCGCGGCTGCCTCGGGGGCGCGGCGCGAGGAGGGTGCGCGGCCCGGGGAGGCTGCGCGGCCCCGGGAGGGGGCGCGGCGCGCGGCCGGGGCGGTGGTCGAGCTGCCCGTGCGCTACGACGGGCCCGACCTCGCCGAGGTCGCCGCGCTCACCGGGCTGACGGAGGCCGAGGTGGTCCGGCGGCACGCGGCGGCGACGTACACGGTGGCGTTCGGCGGGTTCATGCCCGGGTTCGCGTACCTGACCGGGCTGGACCCCGCGCTGCACGTGCCGCGCCGGGCGACGCCGCGCGAGCGGGTGCCGGCAGGTGCCGTGGCGGTCGCGGGGGAGTACGCGGCGGTCTACCCGGCGGCGACCCCGGGCGGCTGGCGGCTGCTCGGGACGTGCGACGTGCCGTTGTTCCACGTGGATCACGACCCGCCGGCGCTGCTGCGGCCCGGCGTGCGGGTGCGGTTCGTGCCGGTACCGGGTGGTCCAGTGCCGGGTGGTCCGGTGCCGGGCGATCCGGCCGACCCCGCCCCGGCGCCCGCGACGGTCGCGTCCGCGGCGTCCGCGGCGTCCGCGGCGTCCCCCGCGCTGCCGCCGCCGGCCGGGCGCGCCGTGGTCGAGGTGCTCGCGCCCGGTGTGCTCACGCTCGTCCAGGACGCCGGCCGCCCCGGCCTCGCCGCGGTGGGGGTCGGCCGCTCCGGCGCCGCGGACCGGGGCGCGCTCCGCCTCGCCAACCGCCTGGTGGGCAACCGTGCGGACGCTGCCGTCCTCGAGGTGCTGCTCGGCGGGACCGAGCTCACGTTCCCCGCCGGGGGCGTCGTCGCGCTCGCGGGCGCGGAGGTCCCCGCGTGGGTGGGCGCCCGGCCCGTCGCCCCGCACACGGCCACCCGGGTGCCTCCGGGCGGGGCGCTGCGCCTCGGGCACGCCACCCGCGGCCTGCGGGTGACCGTCGCGGTGCGCGGCGGGGTGGCCGTGCCGCCGGTGCTGGGGTCCCGGGCGGCCGACCAGCTCTCCGGGATCGGCCCCGCGCCCCTGCGGGCGGGCGACGTGCTGCCGGTGGGTGCGGACGTCCAGGACGCCGCGCAGCCCTGGCCGGACCCGCCGCGCGCGTGGCCGGCCGCCGGCGAGCCGGTGGTGCTGCGGGTGCGTCCCGGGCCGCGGCTCGACCGGTTCCCGCCCGGCGTCCTCGACCGGCTGTGCGCGACGCCCTGGACGGTGACCCCCGCGAGCAACCGGGTGGCGGTGCGGCTCGACGGCCCGCCGCTGCCCCGGCTGGACCGCGGCGAGCTGCCGTCGGAGCCGCTGGTGCCGGGCGCGGTGCAGGTGCCGCCCGACGGGCTCCCCGTGGTGTCCGGCGCCGACCACCCGGTGACCGGCGGCTACCCGGTGCCGGCGGTCGTCGAGGCGGCGTCGGTGGACGCCGCGGCCCAGCTCCGGCCCGGCGACGCGGTGCGGTTCGCCCCGGCGGGCTGA